A window of Hevea brasiliensis isolate MT/VB/25A 57/8 chromosome 14, ASM3005281v1, whole genome shotgun sequence contains these coding sequences:
- the LOC110647259 gene encoding squalene monooxygenase SE1 — translation MEYLYVLGGIIASVYSFVLLYRSTGKKKTTASREVGRDQRLQGDENGINEAEKAMNPDVIIVGAGVAGSALAYTLGKDGRRVQVIERDLNKPDRIVGELLQPGGYLKLIELGLEDCVEDIDAQQVFGYALYKGGRSTKLSYPLQSFDSNVSGRSFHNGRFIQRMREKAASLSNVRLEEGTVTSLLEVKGTIKGVQYKTKSGRELTAHAPLTIVCDGCFSNLRRSLCNPKVDIPSCFVALILENCELPYPNHGHVILADPSPILFYRISSSEIRCLVDIPAGQKLPSISNGEMANYLKSVVAPQIPPELSEAFISAVNKGNIRTMPNRSMPAAPHPTPGALLLGDAFNMRHPLTGGGMTVALSDIVLLQNLLRPLHDLSDKSTLCEYLKSFYTLRKPVASTINTLAGALYKVFSASHDSAQSEIRQACFDYLNLGGVFSSGPIALLSGLNPHPLSLVVHFLAVATYGVGRLVFPFPSATRMWTGVRMISVASRIIFPIIRAEGAQHMFFPRTMPAYCRSAAV, via the exons ATGGAATATCTATATGTGTTGGGAGGAATCATAGCTTCTGTTTACAGTTTTGTATTGCTGTATAGATCAACAGGAAAGAAAAAAACCACAGCTTCAAGGGAGGTTGGGAGAGATCAAAGATTGCAGGGAGatgaaaatggaataaatgaggCAGAAAAAGCCATGAATCCAGATGTAATTATTGTTGGTGCTGGTGTTGCTGGTTCTGCTCTTGCTTACACTCTTGGCAAG GATGGACGAAGAGTACAAGTGATTGAAAGAGACCTGAATAAGCCTGATAGAATTGTTGGAGAACTCCTACAGCCGGGAGGCTACCTCAAACTAATTGAGTTGGGCCTTGAAG ATTGTGTAGAAGACATCGATGCTCAACAAGTATTTGGATACGCTTTGTATAAGGGTGGGAGAAGTACAAAACTTTCCTATCCCTTGCAAAGTTTTGACTCAAATGTTTCGGGAAGAAGCTTTCATAATGGGCGTTTCATTCAAAGGATGCGGGAAAAAGCTGCTTCTCTATCCAA TGTAAGATTGGAAGAAGGAACAGTAACATCCTTACTTGAAGTAAAAGGAACAATCAAGGGCGTACAATACAAAACTAAAAGCGGTCGAGAACTTACTGCTCATGCTCCACTCACAATTGTATGCGACGGTTGTTTTTCAAATTTGCGACGCTCTCTTTGCAACCCCAAG GTCGATATTCCCTCTTGTTTTGTCGCTTTGATCTTGGAAAACTGTGAACTTCCGTACCCAAATCATGGACACGTTATTCTAGCGGACCCTTCACCAATCTTGTTCTACAGGATTAGTAGCTCTGAAATTCGTTGTTTGGTAGACATACCAGCTGGCCAAAAGCTACCTTCCATTTCAAATGGTGAAATGGCAAACTATTTGAAATCCGTGGTGGCTCCCCAG atccctcctgagctctcagaggCTTTCATTTCTGCCGTTAACAAAGGAAACATAAGAACAATGCCTAATAGAAGCATGCCTGCTGCTCCTCATCCCACTCCAGGTGCTCTTCTTTTGGGGGATGCGTTCAACATGAGGCATCCTTTAACCGGAGGAGGAATGACTGTGGCACTTTCTGATATAGTTTTGTTGCAGAATCTTCTCAGACCTCTACATGATTTAAGTGATAAATCAACACTTTGTGAATATCTTAAATCTTTTTATACACTTCGCAAG CCGGTGGCATCTACCATAAATACATTAGCAGGAGCCTTATACAAGGTGTTTAGTGCATCACATGATTCAGCACAAAGTGAAATTCGTCAAGCATGTTTTGACTATTTGAACCTTGGCGGTGTATTTTCGAGTGGTCCGATTGCTTTACTCTCAGGTCTAAACCCTCACCCACTGAGCTTGGTTGTCCACTTCCTTGCTGTGGCTACTTATGGTGTCGGTCGGTTGGTATTTCCATTCCCTTCAGCTACACGCATGTGGACTGGGGTTAGAATGATCTCA GTTGCATCGAGGATCATCTTCCCAATAATAAGAGCTGAAGGAGCTCAACATATGTTCTTCCCTAGGACAATGCCTGCATATTGCAGATCTGCAGCTGTTTGA
- the LOC110647264 gene encoding uncharacterized protein LOC110647264 has translation MDSSESLDIDDQEENGDEFYEKIEAPKFVDLTAPDPYNPGDDRYWFCLRVGCDQKHEEEMDSEAIYKNFVLRVMAARSPNVRLRKALYRKDSGTNLKCPRTVPAKPSKSRVSRLALISSISRRIVDPKVKVKPISKQTVTPNVKAKQPSFVAKALTTPRTKKQLSNPDAFRSVRNPKTTATAVPKSRVAAKALLFHSPKKSLRTKSSLELNTPVKTLCAEMKELEITSAKKQLPPDAAKKQLRGREVKSGVFDGLHSQNHKNRKVKCSKYLKKNNTEENSQQYHYPVPHERDENDFSEAEIEEKIRNGSQGLCSTFKNNEGNENEGPLTNKVEASSDACGSDSNSLSNCEGRSSENDNKRHTSTSDDKENDTEVMESDDKENFSASDDNRESDQKVSHIERKILGKHESPKGNQKTTEAKSKQSKENSTTAASSAQGLKHKKPKPTNPKPFRLRTDERGILKEQEKKLYPATLSEITTVPSVPGGSLQKKCHNAIQRIEKCIEQTENCTHTNENIEKETNRAQISQPQKETCSLKNSKDRVGRKFSSAPLRHTISSQKKLVASQQECSPDKSSLKLGSKLRRTKSPSMKEHARPREAASGRKEMISVMTTDQLGTIKENSPTILEAKKAAKPTESRGKGSVSPVSRPSLQGRRFKTIAKEPNFHAIHVPKSCTRRVA, from the exons ATGGACAGTTCTGAGTCTTTGGACATAGACGACCAAGAAGAGAATGGAGACGAGTTCTACGAGAAGATCGAGGCCCCCAAGTTTGTGGACCTCACCGCACCCGATCCCTACAACCCCGGCGATGATCGCTACTGGTTCTGCTTGCGAGTTG GTTGCGACCAAAAGCATGAAGAGGAAATGGATTCTGAAGCAATCTACAAAAATTTTGTTCTTCGG GTCATGGCTGCAAGAAGTCCCAATGTTCGTCTTCGAAAAGCACTGTATAGAAAGGATTCAGG TACCAATTTGAAATGTCCACGAACAGTTCCTGCAAAACCTTCGAAGTCTAGAGTATCAAGACTGGCCCTGATTTCTTCGATATCTAGAAGGATAGTAGATCCTAAAGTGAAAGTGAAGCCCATTTCTAAGCAAACTGTAACCCCAAATGTAAAGGCAAAGCAGCCTTCTTTTGTAGCCAAGGCTTTGACAACTCCACGGACCAAAAAGCAGCTATCGAATCCAGATGCATTTCGGAGTGTTAGGAACCCGAAAACAACAGCCACTGCAGTGCCAAAGAGTAGAGTGGCAGCGAAGGCTTTGCTATTTCATTCGCCTAAGAAATCACTGAGAACAAAGAGTTCACTAGAATTGAATACACCTGTAAAGACATTGTGTGCTGAGATGAAGGAGCTTGAGATCACTAGTGCCAAGAAGCAATTGCCTCCAGATGCTGCTAAAAAACAATTAAGAGGACGAGAGGTTAAAAGCGGAGTTTTTGATGGGCTACATTCTCAAAATCACAAGAATCGGAAAGTCAAATGTTCTaaatatttaaagaaaaataatactGAAGAGAACTCACAGCAGTATCATTATCCTGTGCCTCATGAAAGGGATGAAAATGACTTCAGTGAAGCGGAGATTGAGGAGAAAATAAGGAATGGTTCTCAGGGATTGTGCTCTACTTTTAAGAACAATGAAGGAAACGAGAATGAAGGGCCTTTAACAAATAAAGTTGAAGCTTCATCAGATGCCTGcggaagtgattctaactccctgtcAAATTGTGAAGGGAGGAGCTCAGAAAATGATAATAAAAGGCATACTTCGACCTCAGATGACAAGGAAAATGATACTGAAGTCATGGAGAGTGATGATAAGGAAAATTTTTCTGCCTCTGATGATAACAG AGAATCGGATCAAAAGGTTAGTCATATTGAACGTAAAATTCTTGGCAAGCATGAATCACCAAAAGGCAATCAAAAG ACCACTGAAGCAAAAAGTAAGCAATCTAAAGAAAACTCCACCACTGCTGCCAGTAGTGCTCAAGGGCTGAAGCATAAAAAACCTAAGCCTACAAATCCAAAGCCTTTCCGGCTAAGAACTGAT GAAAGAGGAATTCTCAAGGAACAGGAGAAGAAACTCTATCCTGCAACTCTCAGTGAAATCACAACAGTCCCAAGTGTACCAGGAGGAAGCTTGCAGAAAAAATGTCACAATGCAATCCAA AGAATTGAAAAGTGCATTGAGCAAACTGAGAATTGCACACACACAAATGAGAACATTGAAAAGGAAACGAACAGAGCCCAGATAAGTCAGCCT CAAAAGGAAACTTGCAGCTTAAAGAATTCGAAAGATAGAGTGGGGAGAAAATTTTCTTCAGCTCCGCTGAGACATACAATTTCTTCACAGAAGAAGCTTGTGGCTTCACAACAGGAATGTAGCCCGGATAAATCAAGTCTAAAATTGGGAAGCAAGTTGAGAAGAACCAAATCACCATCAATGAAAGAACATGCAAGGCCTCGAGA GGCAGCATCAGGTAGAAAGGAAATGATTTCTGTTATGACAACTGATCAACTTGGCACAATAAAGGAAAACTCTCCAACAATTTTAGAAGCCAAGAAAGCTGCAAAGCCAACAGAAAGTAGGGGAAAAGGTTCTGTTTCTCCTGTTTCCAGGCCCTCATTACAGGGGAGAAGGTTCAAAACCATTGCTAAGGAACCAAACTTTCATGCTATTCATGTGCCAAAGAGCTGCACCAGGAGAGTAGCTTGA
- the LOC110647265 gene encoding ABC transporter I family member 17, translating to MSSASPLLTSPSPMGSFFRAQASPADDRQEHLLAVGDIEAGGDDPQNKFRIRDLTKKSDAGVTILSGVNLDIPKGVVVGIIGPSGSGKSTLLRSMNRLWEPPSGTVFLDGRDIRDLDVLSLRRKVGMLFQIPALFEGTVADNIRFGPQLRGQKLPDHEVHKLLALADLDSSFHKKNGNELSVGQAQRVALARTLANEPEVLLLDEPTSALDPISTQNIEDVIVKLKKNQGMTIVMVSHSIKQIQRIADVVCLLVNGEVVEVLKPDELSQAKHPMAQRFLQLSS from the exons ATGAGCTCTGCTTCTCCTCTGCTCACCAGTCCTTCTCCTATGGGTTCGTTCTTCCGAGCTCAGGCCTCTCCGG CTGATGATCGTCAAGAGCATCTGTTGGCTGTGGGGGATATTGAAGCAGGTGGAGATGATCCTCAAAACAAGTTTCGAATACGTGATTTGACCAAGAAATCCGATGCCGGAGTAACTATTCTCTCGGGAGTCAACTTGGACATACCCAAGGGCGTCGTTGTTGGGATCATAGGCCCCAGCGGTAGTGGCAAATCTACGCTCTTGAGGTCGATGAACCGCCTCTGGGAGCCACCGTCTGGTACCGTGTTTCTTGATGGCCGTGATATTCGGGATCTTGATGTTCTCAGCCTCCGCCGTAAGGTTGGAATGCTCTTCCAGATTCCGGCTCTGTTTGAAG GCACAGTCGCCGATAACATACGGTTTGGACCACAATTGAGGGGGCAAAAGCTTCCTGACCATGAGGTTCACAAGTTGCTTGCCCTTGCTGACCTTGATTCTTCCTTCCACAAGAAGAATGGTAATGAATTATCTGTAGGTCAAGCTCAAAGGGTTGCACTTGCTAGGACCCTAGCCAATGAACCAGAG GTTTTGCTACTAGATGAACCAACGAGTGCATTGGATCCAATATCAACACAAAACATAGAGGATGTTATTGTGAAACTGAAGAAGAACCAGGGAATGACAATTGTGATGGTCTCTCACAGCATCAAGCAGATCCAAAGAATTGCTGATGTGGTTTGCCTCCTTGTAAATGGAGAAGTTGTTGAAGTTTTAAAGCCTGACGAACTCTCACAAGCCAAGCATCCCATGGCACAAAGGTTTCTTCAACTCAGCTCTTGA